In Setaria viridis chromosome 5, Setaria_viridis_v4.0, whole genome shotgun sequence, the genomic stretch CACACCAAACAAGAGTAAAATTCCTGTCGAGGAACATACATACTAATATACTATAGATCAATGGTTTTTATTAAGATGTGGATTACCAATAGGATGATAACATTAATATGATCTTCATCGTCTTGACGAAACAATTACAGCTTCTTAATGAAGCTTAAATCCTGTCGTGTGTTACACAGCATTAGTAGAACATAACAAATGAGAGGACCCAGGGGAGGAGCCAGGAATTAGGCTTAGGGGGTGCCGAGCCAAGACAAATCAAACCAAGAGAAAATGGGTATGTTTGGGACAATGTCTGCGACGGCTGCATCAGTTAAAACTGGAGAATTAGAAGACCTAATCACTAGAAAAACATTATTTGAAGGCTAAATGAATAGCGATTCGTTAATAACTAGTGATTAGCCTAAATAATTAGTGATTTAGTAACTAGTAAGCTTAGTGATATGATTCATTGGGGGGGCCAGCCATGGCCCCTGCCAGCCCCCCCTTGGCTTCGCCAATGAGAGGACCTTTGAAAGACAAGTAGCAGTTCACAGCCCAGTGATCTCTAAGTGGCGACTGTTAGTTGTTATTGACCCTGCCAGAAAGTAACAATGAAAGTGCACCCTCTCTACAAGTGATTCCGACTCTAGAGTCTAGATGATACACATTCGTACTTTGTCAGCGGGCAACTATATAACATTTTCAGAGCAGTGCACTGCAAACACAAATACAATTCGACATGCTTAAAAACATTGAGGCAGAAATTCCAAGTTTCttgagttttttaaaaaaaattgtgatgTGTGATTTTATCCTAGTTGAAACGCCTATATAAAACAGAAGTATATATTCTATAGGTGCGAACTTCAAACTATGTCAGTCTGGGTGTCAACAGTCCATTGTATGGTGTCCAGCTCACAAGCGTTCTGCAAAATATGCCTCTGAAACTTACCGATTTATATGATGGGGAATGAGGAAAAGACTCGTCCACGACAGATGATACTGCAGATTCAAACCCAAATTGCAAGCAAATATCCTCGTGTTGTGGATTGTGGACATGTATATTATACAATCAGGAAGGACTAGTGTGCTCTCTGGTCCAGCATACACAAGAAGGCCCAACAATACCATCTACTCCTATAAGTATAAGATAGATTGAACTAGGGAACCGCACAATAAGGGGTTTGGGGTGGGTTTAACCTAATCTAGTCTGCGGGGGCGAATGGTAACTGGGAGGTAAAGGATGATGAATCGAGATACCTGCCAGAGGTTGCGCGGGGCCATCTCCTCttcggtggcgggcggcggcggggcgccttcctcctcctcgagctttatcggcggcggctgccgggcCTTTTGGCGCTCCGCATCGGGGAAGAAACGGACcgtggacggcggcgcgcggcgggcctcCGCATCAGAAGCCCCATCCGCGGAGTTCttggcctgctccggcgcgctCCCGGCGTTGCCCATGGCCTCGCCTCCTCACGCTTGCTGTATTCTATTCTATCACACCAGCGGCAAACTCCAACGCTCCTTTCCGTGTTATCGACTCGAGTCGAAAGTCCCGCCTCCTTTTTCTGTGTCACGCATTGTTTTAGTTTAACCATCCAGATAATAATGCCAAAAGTCGTTTTCTTTTAACCATCCAGATAATAATGCCAATAGTCGTCAGTAATCTtcgtatttttctaaatttattttagaattttaACCGACGTTATTCTTCTAGTGGTATGGGACGTGCTATTCTTTCAGTAGCAAGTGACGTGTCCGTCGACAGCAAGTGGCAAGTGATGTGCCCATCgacagcaaggtgccagtagTGACATTGTTATTCTCAATAATTTGTCGACTCAGTCTTTCAAAGATGCTCATAGAAATAAGGTTATATGCGTATAGAGGTAGGGTTGGGTGCGTGTATCCGTAAAAGCAAGCGTGTTGAGAATGTGAACATCTACGTTCATGCGGTGTGATTCGGAAAAAAAGATTGCTCAAGAAATCACTACATCAAGTAGCGAGGCATTCTTTTTCTCCTAGTCCTAACCTAGCTAAATGGCGTTCTTTTTCTCCTAGTCCTAACCTAAGGAAAACCGAAGAGTTTCCATCCTAATTGGAATTTCGGTTTGCCGTTTCAATCAGACTTTGACAAACTTATCTCACAAAATTACTGATGAGAATCATGACAGCTTTACCTAGCTCACTTGATAACATCCTGGAAAAAGCTTACAGCTAAGCTACCACATCAGCCATAGTAGTATTGCTACCCAGCAGAGAAATTTGTGCACAACTAATAAACTCACTCAGGTTGCAACATACGAACAATAACAGCTCTCGCCAATGAAATGATTCCAAAGAATGACTTGACACAGCACGAGGAGCAACCAAAGTACAATGGATGGAGTACATCAACTCTGCCATACGGATAACATCCCTTCCCCTTGATAGCAGCACGGAATCTAACAAGATGGACATCTAGGGAGCAACTAGAGCCTCAAAAACGATTACTAGCGTATACGTATCCGACTTCCAAAACATCATAACACCTGTGGCTGCGCTCTGATTGAGCGCCTGTCACCACTTTTCCATCCGAGGATCGGGTTATCTAACTCGACGCTGAAGCCTGTGACATTTGCCTTTTAACAGCTTCCTTGTATGTCTTGTGCTGATATGTCAATGTTGTCTCCAGCAAATCCTTGAGAGGTGTCTTTGGGTTCCAACCTACAGTTATAGTCAACATTTGACCATTAATGGGCAGCGAGGGAAAATGACATAGCCAGAGAGAGAATCATTCAAAACACAGCAATACCTAGCTGCTTGTTGATTATAGTCATGTCAGGGATTCTCTTGTCACTATCATCATATCCTTCACCATAGAACTGACTCGAACTCACATCAATCATGGGTTCATCCAGTGGTGCCTCTCCTGAGACATTTGCATAGACCTGTACAAAAACAAGACAATGAATGGCTTACAACAGATACAAGCAAAGCAACACAAATCGTATCTGTGTCATCCATGACATACCTCTGTCATCATTTGGGCCAACTCCCTAACAGTAACTTCATTGCTGGGATTCCCAACATTGAAGATGTGACCATTAGCTCGAGCAGGATTTTCCTTTGATAAATTgacaacaggaaaaaaaaaaggagttcaGTCCCATTGAATTTGAACATAACAAGGAGCCAGAGATAAAGGCGATAACATACAATCATCAAAACAACAGCTTCGATGGCATCCTTAATGTAAACAAAAGTTCTCTGAGACTGGCCCCCATCAACAAGCTTCAAGGGCTCTCCGCGGAGCA encodes the following:
- the LOC117857718 gene encoding uncharacterized protein, producing MGNAGSAPEQAKNSADGASDAEARRAPPSTVRFFPDAERQKARQPPPIKLEEEEGAPPPPATEEEMAPRNLWQVYALGAFIVLRWAWAKWKENQDRKDSPDDDGGAPDGST